TCGGGCCGTGCCACTGCACCGGCGAGCGGGCGATCGCGATCCTCGCTGAGGAGTTCAAAGGCACATTCGTCCCAGTAAAAGCAGGGACCCGTATTCCGATCTAGTGGGTGTGACCTTCTGGCCTGTTCATCCCCGGGACGATACCGGTTCGGCACGCATTGTTCCTTCCGTTCGTGCGGGTTTTCCTTTTTCCTCTTGCACCTCCCCTTGCTCTGGCTGCGGGGCCGGGAGGCGGTAGAAGACAGCGATCGCCCCGCTTACCAACAAAGCGGCAACGAGCACGGTCGGACCGTAGCCAAGGTGATCGGCGGTTAGACCGCTTCCGATTCCGGCGATGATCGTCCCGAGTCCGGCGACCGCGTTGTACAACCCGAGGGCCTGTCCCCGGTTCTCCGGCTTGGCGAGGCGCGATGCGAGCGCCACTCCGGAGAGCTGGAAGAACGACCAGCTCGCGCCGAGGACGAGGAAGAACGCGATCAACAGCCACGTCGGAGGGACACCTTGGCTCAGGGTAAGGTAGATCCCCATCCCGAGGAACAGCCCGAACCGTGCGAGGAGCGATCGCATCTGGATCGCCCTGTTCCCGGACCGCTTGATCCGCTGCGACACGGACGGGTAGACGAACACGATCGCGGCGTTCATAACCACGAAGTAGCCGAAGACTAAGGATGACGGGAACCCGAACCGCTGCGCCAACAGGATCGGGAGAGGGACGAAGAAGAATCCAAACCCGGTGAACGCAAGCAGCGTCCCCCACAGGAAGATCTTCGTCTCGCGCCGCAATCCGCCCTCGCAGAACAGGAGTTCGGGGAGCCGGCGCGGGTTGAGGCGGTGGTACAAGTGGGCCGGCCGGAACCTCCCTGTCTCGATCAGGAAGTTGCCCAGAGCGACGATCATCCCGCGGAACCGGCGGCGGGTGAACCGCGGCTTCGTCCGGGGGACAAACCGCATCGCGAGGATGGCAGCCCCGGCCCCTCCGCCCGCGAGGACGAAGAACAGCGCCCGGATCGCCCCCTTCTCTCCGAGGAGCGATCCAGCGAGTCCCAGACCGGCGCTCCCCAGGATCAGCCCGGAGAGCCAGCCGAGGGCGACGATCTGGTTGAGGTGACCGATCCTTTCCTCCCACTCCGATCTCTCCCGATTCTCGATCACGATGAGCACGGTGATCGACGCGTTCGCCGCCCAGAAGAAGTTGAGGACCATGTTCCAAGTGAGAACCGTGCTGAACGCGTGCGAAAGCCCGATCCCGAGGAAGCTCAGGCTGAGCATCGCGTAGCTCAGGACGATGAACGGCTTGCGCCGCTCGGCAGCATCGGAGAGCCTCCCCCAGATCAGGCTCCCGATCACCCCGATCAGGCTGACCACGCTCGACAGGATCCCGACCGCTCCCACCGAACGACCAAGGACCTCGGCGATCATCAGCGGGATGAGGACGGACGAGGTCCCCATCACCAGGCTGGCCAGCCCGGTGGCGGAATACCACGGCGCAACGGAATCCTTCCAGTTCTTGAGCGAAGCGATCATCATCGTCAACCCCATAAAAGCAAATTGCCCTCCACGGCTCCCGCGGAAGGTCCGGGGAAGTATAGCGCCGTCCGGGCGAGTTTCAAGCCGATTCCTCCAGCTCGCGGCAGATGATCCTATCCGGCGGGCAGGCGCGGTCGGGGATGCCGGCGAGCACTAACGCACCGACCGGGTTCGCCGCGGCGAGGGCATGCGCGACATGCATGTGCAGGCACTTGATCCGGGAGAAGTCGGCCGTCCCTCCGATCCCCCGGGTCTCGAGTGGTGCGAGCAGCCCGGTCCGATCCAGCTCGGTTCGGGCTTGCGGTGAAAGGAGCTGCAGCCGGGTGTTGATGTAATCCCGATGCGCCGCTTCAACCCGAGCGGCGAAGTCAGGATCGGCCCGGAGCCGGGCCTCGATCTCCCGGATCATCCCCCGTGCCTCGATCCGGTCGATCTTGCGGGCAAGGTAGGGGCAGGTGAGCCAGTAGGTGGTGGGGAATGGCTTCCCCTCCACGAGCGGATGGACCACGACCACCTGCGGGTAGCCGTACTCACAGCGAACCGCGATCCCCCGCACGCCGC
The genomic region above belongs to Candidatus Bipolaricaulota bacterium and contains:
- a CDS encoding MFS transporter, whose product is MGLTMMIASLKNWKDSVAPWYSATGLASLVMGTSSVLIPLMIAEVLGRSVGAVGILSSVVSLIGVIGSLIWGRLSDAAERRKPFIVLSYAMLSLSFLGIGLSHAFSTVLTWNMVLNFFWAANASITVLIVIENRERSEWEERIGHLNQIVALGWLSGLILGSAGLGLAGSLLGEKGAIRALFFVLAGGGAGAAILAMRFVPRTKPRFTRRRFRGMIVALGNFLIETGRFRPAHLYHRLNPRRLPELLFCEGGLRRETKIFLWGTLLAFTGFGFFFVPLPILLAQRFGFPSSLVFGYFVVMNAAIVFVYPSVSQRIKRSGNRAIQMRSLLARFGLFLGMGIYLTLSQGVPPTWLLIAFFLVLGASWSFFQLSGVALASRLAKPENRGQALGLYNAVAGLGTIIAGIGSGLTADHLGYGPTVLVAALLVSGAIAVFYRLPAPQPEQGEVQEEKGKPARTEGTMRAEPVSSRG
- a CDS encoding DUF501 domain-containing protein produces the protein MEPATLDDLRIIERQLGRPPRGVRGIAVRCEYGYPQVVVVHPLVEGKPFPTTYWLTCPYLARKIDRIEARGMIREIEARLRADPDFAARVEAAHRDYINTRLQLLSPQARTELDRTGLLAPLETRGIGGTADFSRIKCLHMHVAHALAAANPVGALVLAGIPDRACPPDRIICRELEESA